From Segatella copri, the proteins below share one genomic window:
- a CDS encoding YqiA/YcfP family alpha/beta fold hydrolase encodes MNPYIKQFPDLMSGKKIMYVHGFLSSAQSGTVKMLQELMPNATLVAKDIPVHPEEGIEMLQKMAETEKPDLIIGTSMGGMYTELLKGFDRILVNPAFKMGDTMSSMTGKQEFQNPRKDGVNELMVNKGLIKEYRDFTERCFQDITPEEQQRVYGLFGDADPLVHTFDLFHEHYPLAIPFHGEHRLIDKVAFHYLCPVIRWIDDKQNGKERPIVYIDFDALHDSYMKATSSMHKAYEMLIEHYNVYIVAPAPTNDHEYMAKVQTWVEEYLSTPAYNHIIFCNQKNLLYGDYFIDPSPCDGFMGTTIEYGSDEFKTFEEIITFFERLGGQ; translated from the coding sequence ATGAACCCATATATCAAACAATTCCCCGACCTCATGTCGGGCAAGAAAATCATGTATGTTCACGGTTTCCTCTCTTCTGCACAGAGCGGCACCGTAAAGATGTTGCAGGAACTGATGCCGAATGCCACCCTCGTGGCTAAAGACATCCCGGTACATCCGGAAGAGGGCATAGAGATGCTGCAGAAGATGGCGGAGACTGAGAAGCCTGACCTCATCATCGGTACCTCGATGGGAGGCATGTATACCGAACTGCTGAAAGGATTCGACCGCATCCTCGTAAACCCAGCCTTCAAGATGGGCGATACGATGAGCAGCATGACCGGCAAGCAGGAATTCCAGAACCCGAGAAAGGACGGAGTGAACGAACTGATGGTTAACAAAGGCCTCATCAAGGAATACCGTGACTTTACCGAGCGTTGCTTCCAGGACATTACTCCCGAGGAGCAGCAACGTGTTTACGGTCTCTTCGGCGATGCTGATCCGCTGGTCCATACCTTCGACCTCTTCCATGAGCACTATCCGCTCGCCATCCCATTCCATGGCGAGCACCGACTTATCGACAAGGTAGCATTCCACTATCTCTGTCCGGTTATCCGCTGGATTGACGACAAGCAGAACGGCAAGGAGCGCCCTATCGTATACATCGACTTCGATGCCCTGCACGACAGTTACATGAAGGCAACCAGCTCGATGCACAAGGCTTACGAGATGCTGATAGAGCATTACAACGTATATATCGTAGCCCCAGCGCCAACCAACGACCATGAATACATGGCGAAAGTACAGACCTGGGTGGAGGAATATCTCTCTACCCCAGCCTACAACCACATCATCTTCTGCAACCAGAAGAACCTGCTCTACGGCGATTACTTCATCGACCCTAGCCCATGCGATGGTTTCATGGGTACGACGATAGAATACGGTAGCGATGAATTCAAGACCTTCGAAGAAATCATCACCTTCTTCGAAAGACTGGGAGGACAGTGA
- the xpt gene encoding xanthine phosphoribosyltransferase, whose translation MDLLKERIMQEGRCFPGGILKVDSFVNHQMDPILMMDLAKEFVRLFKDIKYNKIITIEASGIAPAIMVGYLTNLPVVFVKKKQPKTMEGMITSVVHSFTKDRDYTVCVSNSYLTPEDHVIFIDDFLANGNASKGVMDLCEKAGAKIEAMGFIIEKAFQHGGDFLRKEGIRYEALATVESLDDCKIVLK comes from the coding sequence ATGGATTTACTGAAAGAAAGAATTATGCAGGAGGGCAGATGCTTTCCTGGTGGAATCTTAAAAGTAGACAGCTTTGTAAACCATCAGATGGACCCTATTCTGATGATGGACTTAGCTAAGGAATTCGTGCGCCTTTTCAAGGACATTAAGTACAACAAGATTATTACTATCGAGGCTTCGGGCATCGCGCCTGCCATCATGGTAGGTTATCTGACCAATCTTCCTGTTGTGTTCGTCAAGAAAAAGCAGCCTAAGACTATGGAGGGTATGATTACCTCTGTGGTTCACTCTTTTACAAAGGACCGCGATTATACGGTTTGTGTGAGCAACAGTTATCTTACTCCTGAGGACCATGTTATCTTTATCGATGACTTCCTTGCCAATGGTAATGCGTCTAAGGGCGTGATGGACCTTTGCGAGAAGGCAGGTGCCAAGATAGAGGCGATGGGTTTCATCATCGAGAAGGCTTTCCAGCATGGTGGTGACTTCCTGCGCAAGGAGGGAATCCGTTATGAGGCGCTCGCTACCGTAGAGAGCCTGGATGATTGCAAGATTGTCTTGAAGTAA
- a CDS encoding DEAD/DEAH box helicase has translation MNQNNISAAELFLRVRELLILPELEPKTRNKMMHDTLILCCHEGVKETKQAFGNLFSQVDYLCKAHGIKVADKIAIQTMRRHSNSQEPLSSEDLKYDARALAIFISAVFGVDVPHELNVLIPHTNRPYQKGLEINNRRIRCIVKNWDSDFIRVDIDQDADEEEYLIQLKDEENHIDHTYLWDILKEGMQLNLLDCQVKQPVITPRLIVVEPDYLVDISSIATCFTAFGHHPLLYLLNQMKPRANTQATLLGNFAGAALDDIINTNGKYQMNETIKTNFREKALEFCTCPWFDAKKFYTDANQQAFNLQQVVDILFPRTASQAQMSAFRGESLYDRKKAILEPSFVCEALGIQGRVDLMTTDCKLLVEQKSGRNMNIETHQVDPGYHSYQLEPHYVQLLLYYGVLQHNFKLSNDRVNIRLLYSKYQPQDGLMVVAYYQKLFKEAIEYRNQLVAASFEIAKEGFEHALNEFTPEVLNVAGTQDFFYNKYLKPQIEAITSPLHTLSPLEEAYFCRMMTFILREQMISKVGAQEGTNTSSSDLWTMPLAEKKDAGNIYTDLHIIRKEQSSAGSGYDTITLSVPDQGKDFLPNFRIGDMVYLYTYKLKEEPDVRKAILYKGVLQEIHSDEIVVHLTDGQQNADIFEMNLPYAIEHGTSDASTGGSIRNLHQFICAPKEKRDLLLGQRAPQRDASLSLTRHYDDVLDDIILRAKQAQDYFLLVGPPGTGKTSRALKFMVEEALNDGTGMPTAESIASGGKTAQQPASSILLMSYTNRAVDEICEMLVDSGIPFLRLGSEYSCDERFRPYLIEKAISDCPKLEAIKQYIIGTRVIVGTTSMMTSKPFIFSLKHFKLAIIDESSQILEPNLIGLLSAVDKFILIGDYKQLPAVVQQSEQDSGIPTINDSQKGGVIDMSILQDICLTNCRNSLFERLIHWEDHEERSEFIGILRRQGRMHPEIAEFPNRMFYRREKLEPVPCSHQLETELSYTLPSEDALDDLLKEHRMIFLPSKFCKEPNVSDKINANEAAIVVDLLRRIHRFYGERFDAKKTVGVIVPYRNQIAMVRKGIEKLGIPELEKISIDTVERYQGSQRDVIIYSFTIQNIWQLDFLAGNSFVEDGAIIDRKLNVAITRARKQMIMTGNPEILRNNQIFSELMNYVKEKGGYF, from the coding sequence ATGAATCAAAACAATATCAGCGCCGCAGAACTCTTCCTTAGGGTAAGAGAACTTTTGATACTCCCCGAACTGGAGCCGAAGACACGCAACAAGATGATGCACGATACGCTCATCCTCTGCTGCCACGAAGGAGTGAAGGAAACGAAACAGGCTTTCGGTAACCTTTTCTCCCAGGTGGATTATCTCTGTAAGGCTCACGGCATCAAGGTGGCAGACAAGATTGCCATCCAGACCATGCGCCGGCACAGTAATTCGCAGGAACCACTCTCAAGCGAAGATTTGAAATATGATGCACGTGCCCTAGCCATCTTCATCTCTGCCGTATTCGGAGTGGATGTTCCCCACGAGCTGAACGTGCTCATTCCCCATACCAACCGCCCTTATCAGAAAGGACTGGAAATCAACAACCGCCGTATCCGATGCATTGTGAAGAACTGGGACAGCGATTTCATCCGCGTGGATATTGACCAGGATGCTGATGAAGAGGAATATCTCATTCAACTGAAAGATGAAGAGAACCATATCGACCATACCTACCTCTGGGATATCCTGAAGGAAGGTATGCAGCTCAACCTGCTCGACTGTCAGGTAAAGCAGCCCGTCATCACCCCCCGACTCATCGTGGTGGAACCCGATTATCTGGTAGATATCAGTAGTATCGCCACCTGCTTCACGGCTTTCGGTCATCATCCTCTGCTCTATCTGCTGAACCAGATGAAACCCCGTGCCAACACCCAGGCTACCCTGCTCGGTAACTTTGCCGGTGCTGCGCTGGATGACATCATCAATACAAACGGCAAATACCAGATGAACGAAACCATAAAGACGAATTTCAGGGAGAAAGCCCTGGAGTTCTGCACCTGTCCCTGGTTTGATGCCAAGAAATTCTATACCGATGCCAACCAGCAGGCATTCAATCTGCAGCAGGTAGTGGATATTCTCTTCCCCCGCACCGCATCGCAGGCACAGATGTCAGCCTTCCGTGGCGAAAGTCTTTACGACAGGAAGAAAGCCATCCTCGAACCTTCGTTCGTCTGCGAAGCACTCGGCATACAGGGACGTGTGGACCTGATGACCACCGACTGCAAACTGCTGGTGGAGCAGAAATCGGGACGCAACATGAATATCGAAACCCATCAGGTAGATCCGGGTTATCACAGTTATCAGCTGGAGCCCCACTATGTACAGCTGCTGCTCTACTATGGCGTATTGCAGCACAACTTCAAGCTGAGCAACGACCGCGTGAATATCCGTCTGCTCTACTCCAAGTATCAGCCGCAAGACGGACTGATGGTGGTAGCTTACTACCAAAAGCTCTTCAAGGAGGCCATCGAATACCGCAACCAGCTCGTTGCCGCCTCCTTCGAGATAGCCAAGGAGGGATTCGAGCATGCACTGAATGAATTTACCCCCGAAGTTTTGAATGTGGCAGGTACCCAGGACTTCTTCTACAACAAGTATCTGAAGCCGCAGATAGAAGCCATCACCAGTCCGCTCCACACCCTCTCTCCATTAGAGGAAGCCTACTTCTGCCGCATGATGACCTTTATCTTGCGGGAGCAGATGATCAGCAAGGTAGGCGCACAGGAAGGCACCAACACATCCAGTTCCGACCTCTGGACCATGCCACTCGCCGAAAAGAAAGATGCCGGCAACATCTATACCGACCTGCACATCATCCGGAAGGAACAGAGCAGCGCAGGAAGCGGATATGATACCATCACCCTCAGCGTGCCCGACCAGGGAAAGGACTTCCTGCCCAACTTCCGCATCGGCGACATGGTATATCTCTATACCTACAAGCTGAAGGAAGAACCCGATGTGAGAAAAGCTATATTATATAAAGGTGTACTGCAGGAGATTCACAGCGATGAGATTGTGGTGCATCTCACCGACGGACAGCAGAATGCCGATATCTTCGAGATGAATCTGCCTTACGCCATAGAACATGGAACGAGCGATGCATCGACAGGCGGAAGCATACGTAACCTGCACCAGTTTATCTGTGCACCCAAGGAGAAACGCGACCTGCTGTTAGGGCAGCGTGCCCCGCAAAGAGACGCCTCGCTGTCATTGACCAGACATTACGATGATGTACTGGACGACATCATTCTCCGTGCCAAGCAGGCACAGGATTACTTCCTGCTCGTGGGACCTCCGGGAACAGGAAAGACCAGTCGTGCCCTGAAGTTTATGGTAGAAGAAGCATTGAACGATGGAACGGGAATGCCGACAGCAGAAAGCATCGCCTCAGGAGGCAAGACGGCTCAGCAGCCTGCATCCTCCATTCTCCTGATGAGTTATACCAACCGAGCCGTAGATGAAATCTGCGAGATGCTGGTAGATTCCGGCATCCCATTCCTTCGCCTCGGCAGCGAGTACTCCTGCGATGAGCGGTTCCGCCCTTATCTGATAGAGAAAGCCATCAGCGACTGTCCGAAGCTCGAAGCCATCAAACAATATATAATAGGTACGCGTGTAATCGTGGGCACCACTTCGATGATGACCTCCAAACCGTTCATCTTCTCGCTGAAGCACTTCAAGCTTGCCATCATCGACGAGTCGAGCCAGATACTGGAGCCTAATCTCATCGGTCTCCTGTCTGCCGTGGATAAGTTCATCCTCATCGGCGACTACAAGCAGTTGCCAGCCGTGGTGCAGCAGAGCGAGCAGGATTCAGGCATTCCTACCATCAACGACAGTCAGAAAGGTGGCGTCATCGACATGAGCATCCTGCAGGACATCTGTCTTACCAACTGCCGCAACTCCCTCTTCGAACGTCTGATTCATTGGGAAGATCACGAAGAGCGCAGCGAATTCATCGGCATTCTGCGCCGCCAGGGCAGAATGCATCCCGAGATTGCAGAGTTTCCTAATCGGATGTTCTACCGTCGGGAGAAACTGGAACCCGTGCCATGTTCACACCAGTTGGAGACGGAGCTGTCATATACTCTCCCATCAGAAGATGCGCTCGACGACCTGCTGAAGGAGCACCGCATGATATTCCTCCCATCCAAATTCTGCAAGGAACCGAATGTATCTGATAAGATCAATGCCAACGAGGCAGCAATCGTGGTAGACCTGCTTCGCCGCATCCACCGCTTCTATGGAGAGCGTTTCGATGCCAAAAAGACGGTAGGCGTCATCGTTCCTTACCGCAACCAGATAGCCATGGTGCGCAAAGGCATCGAAAAGCTCGGTATTCCGGAACTGGAGAAAATCAGTATCGATACCGTAGAGCGGTACCAGGGCAGCCAGCGAGATGTCATCATCTACAGTTTCACCATCCAGAACATCTGGCAGCTCGACTTCCTTGCCGGCAACAGTTTCGTAGAAGACGGCGCCATCATCGACCGCAAGCTGAACGTAGCCATCACCCGTGCCCGAAAGCAGATGATTATGACAGGCAACCCGGAGATATTGCGCAATAATCAGATTTTTAGCGAATTAATGAACTATGTGAAGGAAAAAGGAGGATATTTTTAA
- a CDS encoding HIT family protein, translating into MASIFSKIAAGEIPSYKCAESDKFYAFLDISPIGKGHTLVIPRKEVDYIFDMEDEDLAEFEVFAKKVAKAIKAAFPCKKVAQVVLGLEVPHAHIHLIPMNSEADVNFRKEHLKLTEEEFKEIADKIYTEFKKL; encoded by the coding sequence ATGGCAAGCATTTTTTCAAAGATTGCAGCAGGAGAGATTCCTAGCTACAAGTGTGCAGAAAGCGACAAGTTCTATGCTTTCCTCGACATTAGCCCTATCGGCAAAGGTCATACTCTGGTAATTCCCCGCAAGGAGGTTGATTACATCTTCGATATGGAAGACGAAGACCTGGCTGAGTTTGAGGTTTTCGCCAAGAAGGTAGCCAAGGCTATCAAGGCAGCCTTCCCATGCAAGAAAGTGGCACAGGTTGTTTTGGGTCTGGAGGTTCCTCATGCCCATATCCACCTCATCCCAATGAACAGCGAAGCTGATGTAAACTTCCGCAAGGAGCATCTCAAACTCACAGAGGAAGAGTTCAAGGAAATTGCTGATAAGATTTATACAGAATTCAAGAAACTTTAA
- a CDS encoding SGNH/GDSL hydrolase family protein — translation MKRFIMILCFICTYTLQMAAQTWIGTWATAPQTVVKAFMPYNNNMTNRSVRQIVKVSVGGDVIRLKLSNIYSMQPVVIRSIYIAHAKDSFKIDAKSAQYFKFGNSYKATIPAGRQIVSDALKFNLKNLERVAITINYTSAPDVPTVHMGSRTTSYIMKGVTNAHSNFEKAFRENHWYNISGIDVYTMSTNMSAIAIMGNSITDGKCSTDNAQNRWPDVMSEMLQLKHKITNQGVLNLGIGNNRVTVPGGFGALAKERFDRDILMQSGVKKVIIFEGINDIGAAKSGNSETVARQIIESIQGMMKKAKARRMKVYLGTITPFKGAGYYSHFHEAARLYVNDWIRSQAKKADGILDFAKLLQDPNDDRRMKREYASSDWLHPNPAGYKAMGIYAADIVK, via the coding sequence GTGAAAAGATTTATAATGATACTATGCTTCATCTGCACATACACACTACAGATGGCGGCACAAACATGGATTGGAACTTGGGCTACGGCACCGCAGACTGTGGTGAAAGCGTTTATGCCCTATAATAACAACATGACAAACCGTTCGGTTCGCCAGATAGTAAAGGTAAGCGTGGGAGGCGACGTGATAAGACTGAAACTGAGCAATATCTACTCGATGCAACCCGTAGTGATACGCTCCATCTATATCGCCCACGCCAAAGACTCCTTCAAGATTGATGCCAAATCGGCTCAATACTTCAAGTTCGGCAACAGCTACAAAGCTACTATCCCTGCCGGCAGACAGATAGTGAGCGATGCGCTGAAGTTCAATCTCAAGAACCTGGAGCGCGTAGCCATCACCATCAACTACACCTCGGCTCCCGATGTGCCTACCGTTCACATGGGCTCACGTACCACCTCTTATATCATGAAGGGAGTAACCAATGCCCACTCCAACTTCGAAAAGGCTTTCCGCGAGAACCACTGGTACAACATCAGCGGTATCGATGTGTATACGATGAGCACCAACATGAGTGCCATCGCCATCATGGGCAACTCCATCACCGACGGCAAATGTTCTACGGATAATGCCCAGAACCGATGGCCCGATGTAATGTCGGAGATGCTGCAGCTGAAGCATAAGATAACCAACCAGGGTGTACTGAACCTAGGCATCGGCAACAACCGCGTAACCGTGCCGGGCGGTTTCGGGGCACTCGCCAAGGAACGCTTCGACCGAGACATTCTGATGCAGAGCGGCGTAAAGAAGGTAATTATCTTTGAAGGCATCAACGACATAGGTGCTGCCAAGAGCGGCAACAGCGAAACGGTAGCCCGCCAGATTATAGAGAGCATACAGGGAATGATGAAGAAGGCGAAAGCCCGGAGGATGAAAGTTTATCTGGGCACCATCACGCCTTTCAAGGGTGCCGGCTACTACAGCCACTTCCACGAAGCAGCCCGACTCTATGTAAACGATTGGATTCGAAGTCAGGCAAAGAAAGCAGATGGCATTCTAGACTTCGCCAAGCTGCTTCAAGATCCGAATGATGACAGAAGGATGAAACGGGAATATGCCAGCAGCGACTGGCTCCATCCGAATCCTGCAGGCTACAAGGCGATGGGAATCTATGCCGCTGATATTGTCAAGTAA
- a CDS encoding nucleoside deaminase, producing MTKEELMHRAIELSKNSVKTGGGPFGAVIAKDGIIIAEASNSVTIDLDPTAHAEVNCIRQATRKLKTFNLEGCEIYTSCEPCPMCLGAIYWAHLDRIYYANDRKDAAKIGFDDEFIYEEIDRKIEDRHKPMIALMRDEALGAFRMWEENAEKTEY from the coding sequence ATGACAAAGGAAGAATTGATGCATAGAGCCATTGAGCTCTCAAAGAATAGCGTGAAGACGGGGGGCGGACCTTTTGGTGCTGTGATTGCCAAGGACGGTATCATCATCGCTGAGGCTTCCAACAGTGTAACCATCGACCTCGATCCTACGGCTCATGCCGAAGTGAACTGTATCCGACAGGCTACCCGCAAACTGAAGACCTTCAATCTGGAAGGTTGCGAAATTTATACCTCCTGCGAGCCTTGCCCGATGTGCCTGGGTGCCATCTATTGGGCACATCTCGACCGTATCTATTATGCCAACGACCGGAAGGATGCGGCAAAGATAGGTTTCGATGATGAGTTTATCTACGAGGAGATAGACCGCAAGATAGAAGACCGCCACAAGCCGATGATTGCGCTGATGAGAGATGAGGCGCTCGGTGCCTTCCGTATGTGGGAGGAAAATGCGGAAAAGACGGAGTATTAA
- the tnpC gene encoding IS66 family transposase, with protein MKKDEIIVLLKEQLQLANEQLQQANATVSSLTTQVNELIERIKSLEELLVQKGIAIDKANRQNKALGKLVSGKKSERQEKNPQDSMTQEEFDKRKTEQAEKRKARKNNGAKRDMHYEMKEVHVTIDPVMDAGLLKTLRLFGTRTCIRYSMEPIKFIKTVYHINTYTDGSIMYPGKTPPALLLNSSYSPSFAAGLLQMRYIYSMPVERITKYFADNGFTLRKATANKLIARSADVLENFYKAICQVVLQQDYVSADETYHKVLLAKTKPTDKGSKKGYLWAVSASKLGLVFFVYEDGSRSEQVILNVFSDYKGTIQSDAYAPYRKLESDAYPDIMRIACLQHVKRDFIDCGKEDKDAQEVVDILNRFYREDKKHKVGVNGWTVEGHLAYRQSYAPDILQDLLEKLEEISSRKDLLPKSTLAQAVGYALNEYNAICDIFKRGDTALDNNYIERIQRYISLSRRNSMFFGSHEGASRAAILYSIAISCRLNGINLFEYICDVIEKTAEWQPNTPLKKYRDLLPDRWKKQ; from the coding sequence ATGAAAAAGGACGAAATTATAGTACTTTTAAAGGAACAGCTTCAGCTTGCAAACGAACAGCTTCAGCAAGCTAATGCTACGGTGAGTTCGTTGACTACACAGGTCAACGAACTCATTGAACGTATAAAGTCATTAGAAGAACTGCTCGTCCAGAAAGGAATCGCCATTGACAAAGCGAATCGTCAGAACAAGGCACTCGGCAAGCTCGTTTCAGGCAAGAAGTCCGAACGTCAGGAAAAGAATCCACAAGACTCGATGACCCAGGAGGAATTTGACAAGAGGAAAACAGAGCAGGCCGAAAAGAGAAAGGCACGCAAAAACAACGGTGCCAAGCGTGACATGCATTACGAGATGAAAGAGGTGCATGTTACGATAGATCCAGTCATGGATGCAGGGCTTTTGAAGACGTTGCGTCTCTTCGGAACTCGTACCTGTATACGTTACAGCATGGAACCCATCAAATTCATCAAGACCGTGTATCACATCAACACTTATACTGATGGAAGTATCATGTATCCGGGGAAAACTCCGCCGGCTCTGTTGTTGAATTCTTCCTATTCACCTTCCTTTGCAGCAGGACTCCTGCAGATGCGATACATCTATTCCATGCCGGTAGAGCGAATTACCAAATACTTTGCCGACAATGGGTTTACGTTAAGGAAAGCTACGGCAAACAAGTTGATTGCCAGAAGTGCTGATGTACTGGAAAACTTCTATAAGGCTATCTGCCAAGTAGTGTTGCAGCAGGATTATGTCTCGGCAGACGAGACATACCATAAAGTGCTGTTAGCCAAGACAAAGCCTACAGACAAGGGGTCGAAGAAAGGCTACCTCTGGGCTGTAAGTGCGTCTAAATTGGGACTTGTCTTCTTCGTATATGAGGATGGTTCACGCTCTGAGCAGGTCATACTTAACGTATTCTCAGATTATAAAGGTACCATACAGAGTGATGCATATGCTCCTTACCGGAAACTGGAGTCGGATGCTTATCCTGACATTATGAGAATCGCCTGTCTACAGCATGTCAAGAGAGACTTCATCGACTGCGGCAAGGAAGACAAGGATGCTCAGGAAGTCGTAGATATCCTCAACAGATTTTATCGAGAAGACAAAAAACATAAGGTTGGGGTAAATGGATGGACCGTTGAAGGCCATCTAGCCTATCGGCAGTCATATGCACCGGACATTTTACAGGATTTATTGGAGAAACTGGAGGAAATATCTTCCAGGAAGGATTTGCTGCCCAAGTCTACCTTGGCGCAGGCGGTCGGTTATGCCCTTAATGAATATAATGCCATTTGTGACATCTTCAAAAGAGGTGATACGGCTCTCGATAACAACTATATTGAGAGAATCCAGAGGTACATATCACTATCAAGAAGAAACTCAATGTTCTTTGGTTCGCACGAAGGAGCAAGCCGGGCGGCTATCCTATATTCCATCGCCATCTCATGCAGGCTGAATGGCATTAATCTGTTTGAATACATATGCGACGTAATAGAAAAGACTGCAGAATGGCAACCCAATACCCCATTGAAAAAATATAGAGACTTACTTCCTGACCGATGGAAAAAGCAGTAA
- a CDS encoding nucleobase:cation symporter-2 family protein: protein MEQSIENLYKLDGRVPVGKALPFGLQHVLAMFVSNIAPIMILAGAIGLDSSMSAVLIQNCMVIAGIGTLVQLYPVWRIGSRLPIVMGISFTFLSLAIAIAGAHGMGTLIGAVIIGGLVEGTLGLFAKYWIKLIPPVVAATVVTAIGFSLLPVGANSFAGGQGAADFGSMNNWVVGSVTLLACLLCQIFAKGFLRSLSVLVGLLVGYILALFMGMIDFSGLSGLSIVALPKILPFTPEFNIGAILSVVAVYLVSATETIGDTSALCNSALKRDPKTKEMGAAVCCDGFVSSVSGLFGCTPITSFSQNVGLAAMSGVVNRFTIAMGAIIMIIGGIFPAIGYVLTTIPQAVLGGCTIMMFGSILFAGFGMMARTGFSQRNMVIVSLSLSVGLGFTSATGMFNIFPEIVRTVFADNCVAVVFLLAVILNLVLPKNLDKA, encoded by the coding sequence ATGGAACAGTCAATAGAAAATCTCTACAAATTAGACGGCAGAGTGCCCGTTGGTAAAGCACTCCCATTTGGTCTTCAGCATGTGTTGGCGATGTTCGTCAGCAATATTGCGCCAATCATGATTCTCGCTGGTGCGATAGGTTTGGACAGTTCGATGAGCGCCGTGCTTATCCAGAACTGTATGGTCATCGCCGGTATCGGTACCTTGGTGCAGCTTTATCCGGTATGGCGTATCGGTTCTCGCCTTCCTATCGTGATGGGTATCTCCTTCACCTTCCTTTCGCTCGCCATCGCCATTGCCGGTGCTCATGGTATGGGTACTTTGATAGGCGCTGTCATCATTGGTGGTCTGGTAGAAGGAACACTCGGACTTTTCGCCAAGTATTGGATCAAGCTCATTCCGCCTGTAGTAGCCGCTACCGTGGTAACAGCCATCGGTTTCTCGCTCCTTCCTGTTGGTGCCAACTCTTTTGCGGGTGGTCAGGGTGCTGCTGATTTCGGTAGCATGAACAACTGGGTTGTGGGTTCTGTCACTTTGCTGGCTTGTCTGCTTTGTCAGATTTTCGCCAAGGGTTTCTTGCGTTCTCTCTCTGTATTGGTAGGACTGCTGGTAGGTTACATCCTGGCTCTGTTTATGGGAATGATAGATTTCAGTGGACTTTCTGGTCTCTCTATCGTAGCTTTGCCAAAGATTTTGCCATTTACACCTGAGTTTAATATTGGTGCTATTCTCTCAGTTGTAGCTGTATATCTGGTTTCTGCCACAGAGACGATTGGTGATACTTCTGCGCTCTGCAACAGTGCATTGAAGCGTGATCCTAAGACCAAGGAGATGGGTGCGGCAGTCTGCTGCGATGGTTTCGTAAGTTCGGTTTCCGGTCTTTTCGGTTGTACTCCTATCACTTCATTCAGTCAGAACGTAGGTTTGGCAGCGATGTCGGGAGTAGTGAACCGCTTTACCATTGCCATGGGTGCTATCATCATGATTATCGGTGGTATCTTCCCAGCTATCGGTTATGTATTGACTACGATTCCTCAGGCTGTATTGGGCGGCTGTACCATCATGATGTTTGGTAGCATCCTCTTTGCCGGTTTCGGCATGATGGCGCGTACCGGCTTCTCTCAGCGCAACATGGTCATCGTGAGTCTTTCGCTCAGCGTAGGTCTCGGATTCACATCTGCAACAGGTATGTTCAACATCTTCCCAGAGATTGTGCGCACCGTTTTTGCAGATAACTGTGTGGCAGTAGTCTTCCTGCTCGCCGTTATCCTGAACCTCGTGTTGCCGAAGAATCTGGATAAGGCATAA
- the greA gene encoding transcription elongation factor GreA, translating to MAYMSQEGYDKLVAELKQLVSVERPKASAAIAEARDKGDLSENSEYDAAKEAQAHLEDKINRLKLTIAEAKIIDTKQLSTDSVQIMSKVEMTNMANKAKMTYTIVSESEANLKEGKISIKTPIAQGLLNKKVGEIAEIKIPRGTINLRIDKISFE from the coding sequence ATGGCTTACATGTCACAAGAAGGCTACGACAAACTCGTAGCTGAGCTGAAACAGCTCGTATCTGTAGAGCGCCCTAAGGCATCAGCCGCAATTGCTGAAGCCCGCGACAAGGGTGATTTAAGTGAGAATTCTGAGTATGATGCCGCTAAAGAGGCACAGGCTCATCTGGAAGATAAGATCAATCGCCTGAAGCTCACCATTGCCGAGGCCAAGATTATCGATACCAAGCAGCTCAGCACCGACAGCGTGCAGATTATGTCGAAGGTAGAGATGACCAACATGGCTAACAAGGCAAAGATGACTTATACCATCGTGAGCGAGAGCGAGGCAAACTTGAAGGAAGGCAAGATTTCCATCAAGACTCCTATCGCACAGGGATTGCTCAACAAGAAGGTAGGTGAGATTGCAGAAATCAAGATTCCTCGCGGCACCATCAACCTTCGCATCGACAAGATTTCATTTGAATAA